The stretch of DNA GCCCCACCGACTGATTGTGCGACGGATGCAGGCTGGGAGATCAGTCCCGCCCCGAAGATTTGTCGCAAACGTTGAAGCAGACGGGCACGCGTGAGGCGATGGCCGGGGATGAGGTATTCCTCAATGGCGATCATCCAACAGACCGCTGCCGGGATTCCACAACAGAGGATCAAGAAGGTTGTCCACATGGTCGTCTCACTTCACATCCGGTCGCCCCAACCGGCAGCCATAGAATACGCACAACAGCAACGGAGCCAGAAAAACCAACGTCCGCACAAACGCCTCTAAACGATTCGCCGCCACCGGTTCTGCAGCATGCAAGGCGGTGGCGAGCGGCAGCAGCAACAGCATGCCGGTGCCCAGCAAGGCGATCAAGATTGTCCGCCGCCACAAAGCAGGTCCCGGTGTTTTCACGTCGATTTTTTGTGTGCCTGTATTCTTGACGTTCGAATCAACCACAGCACCACCGTCGCGCCGCCGCAGTCGCAGCGCATTGATCAACAGCACTGCAACCAGACCGCCGCAGACGACGAATAATAGGATCAGATTTGTGGAATTCATGATCATGGGCGGATGTTGGCATAGATTGCCCGACGGGTAAAGAGGAGTCCCCGCGGGGGGAGGGGGGACTAGTGGCCGGTGGTCGGTGGCCAGTGGCCAGAAGCAGTAGGCAGTAGGGCAGGGGGTGATTGGTTTTTGGAAGATGACCGGCAGGGTTTCGCTCAACGACGATTTCTCCCTCTCCCTCTGGGAGAGGGCCGGGGTGAGGGTTTCGCATGTCGATGGACATTCCCATGCACAATCATCCTCACGCCACAAGCAACACAGAACAAGCACAGGGTGGCAGCGATTGCCAACGGCAATCGGTGTGCCGTAGGCACAAGACGCAGCAATTTTAGCTGTCCTTGCCGACTAGACTTTGCTTGTAATAAGAGCGCGGAAATTGCGGCTTCTTGCGGGCTGTGCCCGCCCCGATAGCAGAGCTATCGCGGCCACCCCTGTTTTTATTTCAACCGGACCATCGCTTGTTTTAACGCCGCCCTTTCGTCACCCGTGCTCGGGCATCCAGATAAGCTCCTAAAGCGCGGGCGTAGGGCATGGCTGTGGTGAAGGGACAATAATCGACACCGATTCCCGTCGAGAGACCTCGCAATTCATTACAGAATTCGCGGTACTTGGTCAAATAGTGCGAACGCAGGCGATGGGGGTCGACTAGTTGCGGTGAATGCGTGCCTTCTAAGTCGCGGAATTGCGTGGGGCGGCTGAAAGGGAATTCTTCTTCTTCGGGGGCGACGATATGAAACAGCAGCACTTCATGCCGCGCGTGTCGAAATTGCCGCAGCGCGCGGGACAAATCGTCGAGATCATCAAAGCAATCGCTCAGCAGGACCACTAAGCTGCGGCGGCTGAGCGTGGGGACGATCCGTTCGAGCACCGACCCCAGACTGGTTTCGCCCCCGGGAACAACATTGCTCAATGACTGTACGAGTTGCGGAAATGCCTGTGGCTTTGCGGAGGGTTCGATGTTGTCGCGAATCTTCGTATCGAATGTTACCCAACCCACGGCGTCGCGTTGTTGTAGCAACAGATATCCCAAAGCGGACGCCAATTGTCGGGCATAGGCGAGTTTGCTGAGTGTCTTGCCCGCATACGCCATGCTGCCGGAGCAATCGACGATCAGCCGGCAGCGAAGATTGGTTTCGTCTTCATACTCTTTGACGAAATATCGCTTAGTCTTTCCATAGGCCCGCCAATCGATGTGGCGGACTTCGTCGCCGGGGTGATATTGCCGATGCTCCACAAATTCGACGCTGGAGCCTTTGTGGGGGCTGAGGTGTTGCCCCATCATGAACCCCTCGACGATCCGTTTGGCCACGACCTCCAGATTGCCGATTCCAGCCAAGGCGGTGGGGTCGTGCAGGGGGGCATCCTGAGGGGGCATGGGCAGATCCGTAAAATCGGTGTAGAATCAGCAGTGTCGAAACTCAGTGTCGGGGCATCGAAGAGCCGTTTATTAGCACGGTCTCCCATCCGTCCTACCGATCTAGGGCGTCGATCGCAAGCGAAATGCCTGACGTTGTACTCGCGACGGCCAACAAGAGCGCCTATAATTCCGCTATAGTGAACCCCTGTTTTCTCAACACGGCCGAGTTTAAAACGATGCCTGAGATCCCGCCCCGCAACAACATTTTTTTTCCGCTGACAATCGTCGCCGGGACGTTGTTTGCGATTACTATTCTGGCCGTCACCATGGCGACGCTCAGTGACCCACGTGCGCCGGTGGCGAAATTCCTCAATGACTATGCCGGAATTCTGATCGGTGTCGAAGTGGGGGCTATTTTGACGCTCGGTTTTCTGGCCATGACCGTCGACCGGCTACGAACGTTGCGCGAAAACCGCTTGACCATCACCAACCCGCCTGAAGCGGAAACGTCCACGAAAGGGCCCGAATCATGAAAGTTCGCAATCACGAAGCGATCACGCAAACCCCGGTCGAGATGGAAGGAGCCGTCGGCGCCAAGGTACGGTGGTTGATCGGCGAGGACGACGGGGCTCCCAATTTCGCCATGCGGATGTTCGAACTCGAACCGGGAGGCGAAACCCCCAAGCACAATCATCCCTACGAACATGAAGTCTATGTGCTCGAAGGGAACGGACGGGTCTACGAAGGGGAGACCGAACATTCGATCGCTGCCGGCGACTGCATCTACGTCGTCTCTGACGAGGTGCACCAATTTCGCAATACGGGCGATGCCCCGATGAAATTCCTCTGCATGGTGCCGATCATGAACAAATGCACCGATTGAACGCCTCGCGATTTCGTGTGGCGGGAGGGCGAAGCTCCCGCTGAGCCGCGCGCTGCCCCAACGGTTTCCAATCTCGCGGCTCGGCGGGAGCCTCGCCCTCCCGGTCAGCCATTTCTCCCACAGCGCTGTCCGCCATGTCTGCCAAAGTTCAAAAGCAAATTGAAAAGCTCCGCGACGAATTGCGGCGGCATAGTTACTTGTATTATGTCGAGGCACGCCCGGAAATTCCGGACCGTGAATTCGACAAACTGCTCAAGCAACTCGAAGCGCTCGAACAACAACACCCCGAATTTGACACGCCCGACAGCCCCTCGCACAAGGTGGGTGGCGAACCGATTGCCGGGTTCAAGACGGTCGAGCACCGTGAGCCGATGTTGTCGATCGACAATGTCTATGATGTCGACGCTGTACGCGATTTCGACACGCGGCTCAAAAAACTGCTCGGCAGCGACGACGACTTGGCCTATGTGGCGGAATACAAAATTGACGGCGTGGCCATTTCACTGATTTACGAAAACGGTCTGTTGGTGCAAGGCGTGACCCGCGGCGATGGGCGGCAGGGGGATGACATCACGCACAATGCCCGCATTTTACGGGGTGTGCCGTTGCGTTTGCGGGGAGACAATCCTCCTCCCGTGCTCGAAGTGCGCGGCGAAGTCTTCATCAGCAATCCCGACTTTGCGCATATCAAAGCAGCGCAGGTCCAAGCGGGTGAGCAAGTCTTCATCAATCCCCGCAACTCCGCCGCCGGCGCGCTGAAGTTGCTCGATCCCAAAATCGCCATTCAACGCAAGCTGCGGTTTTTTGCTCACGGCGCGGGGTATGTGGAAGGTGTCGAATTCCCCACGCAGATGGAATTCCTCACCGCCATCCGCAATTGGGGTATCCCCACCACTCCCGGCGTCACGCTCTGCCCGTCCCTCGATGCGGCGCTGACCCAATGTGAAACGTTCATAGAGAACTTGCACTCGTTGGACTTTGAAGTTGACGGCATCGTGCTCAAGGTCAATGACCGGGAAGTCCAGGAGGAGTTGGGGCGGACCAGCAAAAGCCCGCGCTGGATTTTGGCCTACAAGTGGGAGAAATACGAAGCGGTCACGCAGATTGAAAGCATCGACATCCAAGTCGGCAAGACCGGCGCGCTGACACCCGTGGCCCATCTCAAACCGGTGGAAATCGATCTCACGACTGTCTCGCGAGCCAGTTTGCACAATCGCGACGAAGTCGAACGGTTGGGCGTTCGTATCGGCGACTGGGTTGTGGTGGAAAAAGCGGGCAAGATCATTCCACACGTTGTGCGTGTTGAAGAAGAGCGTCGCGACGGGACCGAAGAGGAATTCGCGTTTCCTAAGAATTGCCCTGTGTGCGATACACCGGCGGTGCAAGACGAGGGAGGCGTCTACGTCCGCTGCCCCAATCCCGACTGCCCCGCGCAATTGCGCGAAACCTTGCGGTTCTTTGCCTCGCGGTCGGCGATGGATATTGAGGGGTTGGGCATCAAACTGATTGAACAGTTGCTAGCGGCCAAGCTGTTGACGAGCCTGACCGATGTGTATCGCTTGCCCGATCGCCGCGAAGAACTGCTCGCACTGGAACGGATGGGAGAAAAATCGGTCGACAACCTGCTCGCCGCCATCGAAGGTTCCAAGACACAACCGCTCTGGCGGCTGCTGACCGGTTTGAATATTCGTCACGTCGGTACGAACACATCACAGGTCTTAATGCGGCAGTTCGGCACGTTGGATGAAATCATGCAGCAAACCGAGGAACAGTTGGCCGAAGTCGATGAAATCGGCCCGGTCATTGCTGCGGCGGTGTCTCAGTTTTTCCATTCCGACGTCGGCCGCGGCATTGTTGAGGAGTTACGCGGGTTCGGATTGAATTTCGGCGAACCGGTTGAGGCGCAAGAAACAGCAGAGGGTGATTTGATCTTCGACGGGAAAACGATCGTCGTGACCGGCACGCTGACAAAATTCACCCGCGATGAGATCAAGGAATTGATCCGCAATCATGGCGGAAGGGCAGCTGGCAGCGTGTCGAAGAAGACCGACTACGTCGTCGCCGGCGAAAAAGCGGGCAGCAAACTCGACAAAGCGACCAGCCTGGGCGTCCCCGTGCTGACCGAAGACGAATTCCTGGCGATGGTGCAATAACACCCCCCCCCCCCTCAGCCCCCGGCTTTGCCGGGGGGTAAATGACCAATCCGCGTTACCCCCCGGCAAAGCCGGGGGCTGACGGGATGAATTGGCGGGCGGATTATTTTTTGGCCTTGGCGTCGAGTTCGTCCATTGTGAAACGAACGCTGACGATATAGGGTTTCTTCCCTTTTTCCCAATGGCCGTACGTCGTCGTGACAAACGTGCCATCGGGCAGCAACTCGACGGCGGGGTACGCACAGTCGGCTCCGCGATGATTGTCCATCAACCGCACACGGTATTGCCCTTCGGTTCCGTTGACGATGTCGTCGTACGTTCCGACCCAGCCGACCCAGTCCCCTTTGGTGGGACTCTCGTGGGTGGTGTCGCGGAAGGAAATGAACAACCGCCCATCGGGTGTGTAACGGCCCGTATGTCGGTCGCCGGTCAATGCCGCCGGAAGTTGTCGCGGCTTGGTCCAGGTCTGACCTTCGTCGTCGGAAAAGATAACAAACGAATTCAGCGTGCGGCTATTTTCCCGCAGCAACACGGCAATCTGTTTCCCATCCGGCGAGCGAATCCAGCCCGGTTCGCACAGATGCGCTTGTGGGTGTTGGGCGATCACTTCCGGTTGGCTCCAAGTCAAACCGCCGTCGCTGCTGACAGTTTTGTAGAGATGGAACTGCACCGGTTTGGTTTGTTTGGAGTCCTTACGGAGAAAACGGCCGTCGTCGTGAAACAGCGCCATGTAGTCGCCATTGGCCAAACGGCCTACGCAAGACATGGTGACGATTCCACCGAAATCGCCGATCGGTTTCAGCGGAGACCAACTGGCGCCGTCATCTTCGGAGACCGCCATGCGAATCGGGTACAGCCCCGAAAACATGATCAACCGTTTTACGCCTTGCTTGTCGATCACGCGATGAATCGTGGGGACTTCTTTTGATGTCGACCAGTTTTCCGGCACAGGCAGACGCTCCGACCAAGTCAATCCGCCATCGGTCGAGCGTTTCATCACAATCGCGCCGCGACCATGCCCTTGGGGATAGACGCAAATCATTGTCTGATTGTCTTCCAATAACACCGTCGTCGGATGCCCCAGGTACTGCCCCGGCTCGCGGTCGACGACGACTTGCCGCTCGGTCTCTCCGGCCAAATCGACCACGGGAATCGTATAATCCCGCCGTAATGGTTTCTCAGCTTCGTCGCCAAGGACAGTGCCGCTGACGGCTGTCAATACAATGAGCGTACAAAACGGGACAAAAGCGCGGTGCATGGGGTAACCTCGTCGTTGTTCGATAAATATCTGTTCGGATAGACCAATGACTATACCAGCATAAACAGTGAACTATCGATGAGGAAAGCGACCACAGTCAAGAAATCGAACCGTGATGCATTGACGGTCCCGTCCATTTCCCAAACCGACCGCTTGCGGTCGTCATCGGCGTGCCATACGCAAAACCGACGGCATGATTGTCGGTCGCCTCCATTTCAACTAATTCGCATGCGCGTTAAAGTGGTTTCTCACCCGACGAAAACCATCGTCAGGCAACCTCCACAAAAATTCCCACCACGTAGCTAAAACAAGGCCTGCAGCAATATGTTGATTTTCGACGCCCACCTGGACATGGCTTGGAATGCACTGGAATTCAACCGCGATTTGATGCTGCCGGTCAGCGAGATTCGCAAGTTCGAGCGTCAATTTACGGATATCGTACCAGGTGAAAACACCGTTTCCTGGACGGAGCTACGGAAAGGCAATGTGTTTCTCACCATCTCGACGCTGATCGCTCGGCTGCATCGCAAAGATGCGGTGCGAACGTTTTACCAGTCCCGCGAAGCGGACTACGGAGCTGCCCGGGGCCAAATGGCGTATTACCAAGCGATGGTCGAACGGGGCGTGCTGCGGCCGATCACCGATGTGGCGACATTGGATGCACACGTGGCTGAGTGGGAAAGCGGCAATACGGATGAGTTGCCGATGGGCTACATCCTGAGCATGGAGGGGAGCCAGCCGGTTCAAAACCCGGAACAGATTCACCACTGGTATGACTTAGGCCTACGCATTTTGGGCCCCGCGCATTACGGCGAGAACCCATATTGTTTCGGCACCGGCAGCCAAGGGGGCTTAAAAGCAGACGGGCCGGCGCTGCTCAAAGCGATGGATGCCGTCGGCATGTTGTTGGACGCCACGCACTTGGCGGATCAATCTTTTTGGGAAGCACTGGACATCTTCGAAGGTCCGGTCCTTGCCAGCCACCACAATTGCCGCGCACTGGTCGACGCCGACCGGCAATTGACGGATGAACAAATCAAAGCCCTGATCGAACGCGGTTCGGTCATCGGCGCCGCCATGGATGCCTGGATGATCCAACCCGGCTGGGTCATTGGCGTCACGCAACCGAGCGACGCGTGTACGTTGTCGACATTAGCGGACCACATCGACCACATCTGCCAAATCGCTGGCAACGCCAACCACTGCGGCATCGGCTCGGACCTGGACGGCGGCTTCGGCAAGGAACAATCCCCCCACGACCTAGATACGATCGCCGATCTGTACAAACTAGGAGAAATCCTCAAATCCCGCGGTTACAGCGACGCCGATGTGGAGGGGATCATGTACCGCAACTGGGTGGATTTCTTTCGGCGGGCGTGGTCGTGAGCAGTAGGCAGTAGGCAGTAGGCAGTAGGCAGTAGGCGGTAGGCAGTAGGCAGTAGGGCTGGTCTGGGGCGGGATTTGGCTGTGGATCGCCTCGTGTTGATCGGCTGCTCACCCTACGGTCTATGGACGACAGTCTGCAGCCGAACGAAGTAGCGAGTAGCCGGTGGCTAGTGGCCAGAAGGAGTCGGCAGTGTGAGGAGCTGGTGGGGGGGCGGAGGTTGGCTTTCGATGGCCTACTGTTGAGCGGCTGCCAACCCTCTGGTCTAAAGACTACAGCCTACAGCCGAACGAAGTGACGCGCGGCCGCTCTCGCGGGATTAGCGTTTCCGGCGGACAAGGCCCCCTTCACGAATCACGTAGGGATCGACCCAACAGGCGTGGCAATTATTCGCGCCTCCTGGACAGGTTGTTCGCAGTTCTAGTACTTCGACGTCGCGAATATCGATGGCAAAATCTTCGACTTGCTGAGCAGTTTGTTGGGGCTTTGATGTCCAGAGCACGCGATTGTCTGCGAGAATGCTGAATGTCACCGGCGATTCGCCGGAACTCCCAGCTGCGCCTGCGAGGACCGCTCCTCCGAGTAACGTGCCAAATTTTCCTCTCAGGTTGTATCGCGCACGCGAATGCCCGCCGCCGGGAGGGTGCATGCCGATTCCATTTTCAACATGACTTCCATGGACCATGATTGGATCCGGATG from Symmachiella dynata encodes:
- a CDS encoding sialidase family protein; translation: MHRAFVPFCTLIVLTAVSGTVLGDEAEKPLRRDYTIPVVDLAGETERQVVVDREPGQYLGHPTTVLLEDNQTMICVYPQGHGRGAIVMKRSTDGGLTWSERLPVPENWSTSKEVPTIHRVIDKQGVKRLIMFSGLYPIRMAVSEDDGASWSPLKPIGDFGGIVTMSCVGRLANGDYMALFHDDGRFLRKDSKQTKPVQFHLYKTVSSDGGLTWSQPEVIAQHPQAHLCEPGWIRSPDGKQIAVLLRENSRTLNSFVIFSDDEGQTWTKPRQLPAALTGDRHTGRYTPDGRLFISFRDTTHESPTKGDWVGWVGTYDDIVNGTEGQYRVRLMDNHRGADCAYPAVELLPDGTFVTTTYGHWEKGKKPYIVSVRFTMDELDAKAKK
- a CDS encoding DUF58 domain-containing protein, producing MPPQDAPLHDPTALAGIGNLEVVAKRIVEGFMMGQHLSPHKGSSVEFVEHRQYHPGDEVRHIDWRAYGKTKRYFVKEYEDETNLRCRLIVDCSGSMAYAGKTLSKLAYARQLASALGYLLLQQRDAVGWVTFDTKIRDNIEPSAKPQAFPQLVQSLSNVVPGGETSLGSVLERIVPTLSRRSLVVLLSDCFDDLDDLSRALRQFRHARHEVLLFHIVAPEEEEFPFSRPTQFRDLEGTHSPQLVDPHRLRSHYLTKYREFCNELRGLSTGIGVDYCPFTTAMPYARALGAYLDARARVTKGRR
- a CDS encoding cupin domain-containing protein, with product MKVRNHEAITQTPVEMEGAVGAKVRWLIGEDDGAPNFAMRMFELEPGGETPKHNHPYEHEVYVLEGNGRVYEGETEHSIAAGDCIYVVSDEVHQFRNTGDAPMKFLCMVPIMNKCTD
- the ligA gene encoding NAD-dependent DNA ligase LigA, whose protein sequence is MSAKVQKQIEKLRDELRRHSYLYYVEARPEIPDREFDKLLKQLEALEQQHPEFDTPDSPSHKVGGEPIAGFKTVEHREPMLSIDNVYDVDAVRDFDTRLKKLLGSDDDLAYVAEYKIDGVAISLIYENGLLVQGVTRGDGRQGDDITHNARILRGVPLRLRGDNPPPVLEVRGEVFISNPDFAHIKAAQVQAGEQVFINPRNSAAGALKLLDPKIAIQRKLRFFAHGAGYVEGVEFPTQMEFLTAIRNWGIPTTPGVTLCPSLDAALTQCETFIENLHSLDFEVDGIVLKVNDREVQEELGRTSKSPRWILAYKWEKYEAVTQIESIDIQVGKTGALTPVAHLKPVEIDLTTVSRASLHNRDEVERLGVRIGDWVVVEKAGKIIPHVVRVEEERRDGTEEEFAFPKNCPVCDTPAVQDEGGVYVRCPNPDCPAQLRETLRFFASRSAMDIEGLGIKLIEQLLAAKLLTSLTDVYRLPDRREELLALERMGEKSVDNLLAAIEGSKTQPLWRLLTGLNIRHVGTNTSQVLMRQFGTLDEIMQQTEEQLAEVDEIGPVIAAAVSQFFHSDVGRGIVEELRGFGLNFGEPVEAQETAEGDLIFDGKTIVVTGTLTKFTRDEIKELIRNHGGRAAGSVSKKTDYVVAGEKAGSKLDKATSLGVPVLTEDEFLAMVQ
- a CDS encoding dipeptidase; translation: MLIFDAHLDMAWNALEFNRDLMLPVSEIRKFERQFTDIVPGENTVSWTELRKGNVFLTISTLIARLHRKDAVRTFYQSREADYGAARGQMAYYQAMVERGVLRPITDVATLDAHVAEWESGNTDELPMGYILSMEGSQPVQNPEQIHHWYDLGLRILGPAHYGENPYCFGTGSQGGLKADGPALLKAMDAVGMLLDATHLADQSFWEALDIFEGPVLASHHNCRALVDADRQLTDEQIKALIERGSVIGAAMDAWMIQPGWVIGVTQPSDACTLSTLADHIDHICQIAGNANHCGIGSDLDGGFGKEQSPHDLDTIADLYKLGEILKSRGYSDADVEGIMYRNWVDFFRRAWS